A DNA window from Schistocerca gregaria isolate iqSchGreg1 chromosome 2, iqSchGreg1.2, whole genome shotgun sequence contains the following coding sequences:
- the LOC126329483 gene encoding glucose dehydrogenase [FAD, quinone]-like, whose protein sequence is MSAQCRSCDFGDTPLLSGACGGGASAFMLALQALLQARCDVSDACGRVGRDSAQLPTGRAFDFVVVGSGPAGSTAAARLSESGATVLLLEAGPEDPTISHVPAFAVTPIRTRLDWNLTTAVQQNACLSQGGVCRWPRGRMLGGTSSMNGMMYTRGHPLLYDAWAAAGIPGWSYNEVLPYFIKSERNLNLDQVDPGYHGSSGPMAVQFFPYAPPMTEAIIQAGEAMGYRRGDLNGFNMTGINRAQMMVLDGLRDEPSRCFLRSAGRAPGSGLRVVINAHVTKVLIDPATRTAYGVQFVDSAGQLKEARALREVILSAGAIGSPHLLLLSGVGPKEHLRQFGVPLVLDLPGVGRNLHNQVSVAVPFLTDEPFTRCLSNKSVQDFLRYRNGTLASTGLTQVTGFFLSKYASNGVPDVQVFFDGYNCRCSKTGADGECEAGDSGKCGPRVVRARPTNLFPRSRGHVRLTSADPLQPPELQPNYLREKRDMDVLIDGIRLVQRMAKTPPLKKLGFRLDTKPSKGCEKVPFDSDGYWRCVVRTATGPEHHQAGTCKMGPPHDPMAVVDERLRVRGIRALRVADASVFPVVPNSNPTAAIVMTGEKLADMVLQDTVAHTGGLASRSGVVPTRTHHGFAVRSPALYQFHAFYG, encoded by the exons ATGTCGGCGCAGTGCAGGAGCTGCGACTTCGGCGACACGCCGCTGCTGTCGGGCgcgtgcggcggcggcgcgtcggcgTTCATGCTGGCGCTGCAGGCGCTGCTGCAGGCGCGCTGCGACGTGTCGGACGCGTGCGGCCGCGTCGGCCGAGACTCGGCGCAGCTGCCGACCGGCCGCGCCTTCGACTTCGTCGTGGTGGGCAGCGGGCCGGCGGGCAGCACGGCTGCGGCGCGCCTCTCCGAGAGCGGCGCCACGGTGCTGCTGCTGGAGGCGGGGCCCGAGGACCCCACCATCTCGCACGTGCCCGCCTTCGCCGTCACGCCCATCCGCACGCGCCTCGACTGGAACCTCACCACG GCGGTGCAGCAAAACGCGTGCCTGAGCCAGGGCGGCGTTTGCCGGTGGCCGCGCGGCCGCATGTTGGGCGGCACCTCCTCCATGAACGGCATGATGTACACCAGGGGACACCCGCTGCTCTACGACGCCTGGGCCGCCGCCGGCATCCCGGGCTGGTCCTACAACGAGGTGCTGCCCTACTTCATCAAGA GTGAACGCAACTTGAATCTGGACCAGGTGGATCCAGGCTACCACGGGAGTTCGGGTCCAATGGCGGTGCAGTTCTTCCCATACGCGCCGCCCATGACGGAGGCGATCATACAGGCAGGCGAAGCGATGGGCTACCGGAGGGGCGACCTCAACGGCTTCAACATGACGGGCATCAACCGCGCCCAGATGATGGTTCTGGACGGCCTGCGGGACGAGCCCAGTCGCTGCTTCCTCCGTTCGGCGGGACGCGCTCCGGGAAGTGGTCTGCGAGTCGTAATCAACGCTCACGTCACCAAAGTGCTGATCGACCCCGCCACACGCACAGCGTATGGGGTCCAGTTCGTCGACAGCGCCGGTCAGCTGAAGGAGGCGAGGGCGCTCAGGGAGGTCATCCTGTCTGCTGGCGCTATCGGATCTCCGCACCTCCTCCTGCTGTCTGGCGTTGGGCCCAAAGAGCACCTGCGCCAGTTCGGTGTCCCGCTGGTCCTGGACCTGCCCGGCGTCGGGAGGAACCTGCACAATCAGGTATCGGTCGCAGTGCCCTTCCTCACAGACGAACCTTTCACGAGATGCCTCTCCAACAAGAGCGTCCAGGACTTCTTGCGGTACCGCAACGGGACGCTGGCGAGCACCGGCCTGACGCAGGTGACCGGCTTCTTCTTGAGCAAGTACGCGTCCAACGGCGTGCCGGACGTGCAAGTCTTCTTTGACGGCTACAACTGCCGCTGCTCGAAAACGGGAGCGGACGGAGAGTGCGAGGCGGGCGATTCGGGCAAGTGCGGTCCGCGCGTCGTGAGGGCGCGACCCACCAACCTGTTCCCTCGGAGCCGCGGGCACGTGCGCCTCACGAGCGCAGACCCTCTGCAGCCGCCAGAGCTGCAGCCCAACTACCTTCGCGAGAAACGCGACATGGACGTGCTGATCGACGGCATCCGCCTCGTACAGCGCATGGCTAAGACTCCGCCACTGAAGAAGCTCGGCTTCCGCCTGGACACCAAGCCTTCGAAGGGATGCGAGAAGGTCCCCTTCGATTCGGACGGCTACTGGCGGTGTGTGGTGCGAACGGCCACCGGTCCGGAGCACCACCAGGCCGGGACCTGCAAGATGGGCCCGCCGCACGACCCAATGGCTGTGGTGGACGAGCGACTGAGGGTGCGTGGCATACGAGCGTTGCGCGTAGCCGACGCGTCTGTTTTCCCTGTGGTTCCCAACAGCAACCCAACGGCCGCCATCGTAATGACTGGCGAGAAACTGGCCGACATGGTTCTCCAGGACACAGTCGCCCACACTGGTGGCCTGGCTTCACGCTCCGGTGTCGTACCTACCAGAACCCACCACGGTTTTGCAGTGCGTTCCCCAGCCCTGTACCAGTTTCACGCTTTCTACGGCTAG